The following are from one region of the Capsicum annuum cultivar UCD-10X-F1 chromosome 1, UCD10Xv1.1, whole genome shotgun sequence genome:
- the LOC107865660 gene encoding osmotin-like protein OSML81 precursor, with the protein MSPNMGYYLSSFVFFLLAFVTYTYAATIEVRNNCPYTVWAASTPIGGGRRLNRGQTWVINAPRGTKMARIWGRTGCNFNAAGRGSCQTGDCGGVLQCTGWGKPPNTLAEYALDQFSNLDFWDISLVDGFNIPMTFAPTKPSGGKCHAIHCTANINGECPRALKVPGGCNNPCTTFGGQQYCCTQGPCGPTELSKFFKKRCPNAYSYPQDDPTSTFTCPGGSTNYRVVFCPNGVADPNFPLEMPTSTDEVAK; encoded by the coding sequence ATGTCACCAAACATGGGCTACTACCTGAGTTCTTTTGTTTTCTTCCTCCTTGCCTTTGTGACTTATACTTATGCTGCCACTATCGAGGTCCGAAACAATTGCCCGTACACCGTTTGGGCGGCATCAACTCCGATAGGCGGAGGCAGACGACTCAATCGGGGCCAAACGTGGGTCATCAATGCACCGAGGGGCACTAAGATGGCACGTATATGGGGCCGGACAGGTTGCAACTTCAATGCTGCAGGCAGAGGCTCGTGTCAGACCGGCGATTGTGGTGGAGTCTTGCAGTGCACTGGGTGGGGCAAACCACCAAACACCCTGGCCGAATACGCCTTGGACCAATTCAGTAACCTAGATTTCTGGGACATTTCTTTGGTCGATGGATTCAACATTCCAATGACTTTTGCCCCAACCAAACCTAGTGGTGGAAAATGCCACGCGATCCATTGCACGGCCAATATAAATGGTGAATGCCCTCGCGCCCTTAAGGTGCCCGGAGGATGCAACAACCCTTGTACCACGTTCGGAGGACAACAATATTGTTGCACCCAAGGTCCATGTGGTCCTACAGAGTTGTCAAAATTTTTCAAGAAAAGATGTCCTAATGCCTATAGCTACCCACAAGATGATCCTACTAGCACATTTACTTGTCCTGGTGGTAGTACAAACTATAGGGTTGTCTTTTGTCCTAATGGTGTTGCTGATCCAAATTTCCCCTTGGAGATGCCTACAAGTACTGATGAAGTTGCTAAGTAA
- the LOC107865651 gene encoding ethylene-responsive proteinase inhibitor 1 produces MEAKMSMVKLVALLLILASCFQSLSARDLEMEVNDGLNVLELLDVSQSICPGVTKEKWPELLGTPAKFAQQIIQKENPKLTNVVTVLNGGPVTEDLRCNRVRLFVNLLDFVVQTPQVG; encoded by the exons ATGGAGGCAAAGATGTCTATGGTGAAGTTGGTTGCTTTATTGCTTATTCTTGCATCAT GCTTTCAATCTCTCAGTGCTCGAGATTTGGAAATGGAAGTGAATGATGGGTTAAATGTCTTGGAACTACTTGATGTGTCTCAATCCATTTGCCCAG GAGTGACAAAGGAAAAGTGGCCAGAACTTCTTGGAACACCAGCGAAGTTCGCTCAGCAAATAATTCAGAAGGAAAATCCAAAATTAACAAATGTTGTAACTGTACTAAATGGTGGTCCTGTTACAGAAGATTTGAGATGTAATCGAGTTCGTCTTTTTGTTAATTTATTGGACTTTGTTGTACAAACTCCCCAAGTTGGTTAA